A section of the Phaseolus vulgaris cultivar G19833 chromosome 8, P. vulgaris v2.0, whole genome shotgun sequence genome encodes:
- the LOC137824538 gene encoding uncharacterized protein — translation MTTCSLQLQQVHSGRQNNFRKQLQQVHSASAFVSEVSEAASAGSAASAGSFSFSVRESFGSSFGLADRECFRLLPTFHLQIIVFKPQGYCSSDLQALCEESAMMPIRELGASLRCGLE, via the exons ATGAC CACGTGTAGCCTTCAGCTTCAGCAGGTTCATTCGGGAAGACAAAATAATTTTCGGAAGCAGCTTCAGCAGGTTCATTCAGCTTCAGCGTTCGTTTCGGAAGTTTCGGAAGCAGCTTCAGCAGGTTCAGCAGCTTCAGCAGGTTCATTCAGCTTCAGCGTTCGTGAAAGTTTCGGAAGCAG TTTTGGTTTGGCCGACAGAGAATGCTTCAGATTACTACCGACCTTTCACCTTCAGATTATTGTCTTTAAGCCACAAG GATATTGTAGTAGTGATCTACAAGCCTTGTGTGAAGAATCTGCAATGATGCCAATTAGAGAGTTGGGTGCAAGCCTTAGATGTGGATTGGAATAA
- the LOC137824539 gene encoding uncharacterized protein, with amino-acid sequence MDRSWMYERLDPSRRLSKQFITGVSEFVSKAIDQTFYTLEGGIRCPCIKCVCEKILPPSHVRAHLLRYGFKPNYTVWVQRGEEMSSEDNVDYASSSHGRTELVDNIGSMTNMVYDAYMQEADITSHYDHMDTDDEYVEESPNAKAQRFYDMLEAANEPIYDGATESKLSVAIRLLAARTNWHTPEKCLDHFIKLLVDVAPKDNCIPKNYYEAKKIVSSLGLKVQKIDCCEAGCMLYYKDDNHLTECKFCHLPRYFPPKDDKGRYKQIPRKRIFYLPIIPRLQRLYASVESAKQMRWHFENKREDGILRHPCDGEAWKHFDKIYPNFAIDPRHVRLGLCSDGFTPYVQASTSPYSCWPVFLTPYNLPPEMCMTKPYMFLTCLIPSPSNPTKKIDVYLQPLIDDLNQLWNEGVMTYDISTRENFVMRACLMWTINDFPTYGMLSGWGTKGKLACPHCMEDTKDFTLPHGGKSSWFDCHRRFLPTNHPFRRSKRRFTKNRIELDGPPNFLNGEQLWEFIRDFPKVTDGPFDTLLGYGQCHNWTKRSIFWDLPYWKHNLLRHNLDVMHIEKNFFDNVFNTVMDVKDKTKDNHKARMDVAEFCAHGDLELVQLQNGKLGKPKANYTFTKKDAKSIYKWITELKMPDGYASNIARCANIDKGSLHNMKSHDCHVFMECLLPIAFRSLPEFVWNVIAEISRFFRDLCCNSLRMDDLIRMKANISIIICKLERIFPPGFFDSMEHLVIHLPTEAILGGPVQYRWMYPFERLMRDAKRLVANLARVEGSICAFYLHREITYFCSHYFQHVSLLSNTSLRNDPRTSSNEGFESTLFVLNKCGHPSGSRKEYWLNDDEYRSAHVHILINCNEVKPILE; translated from the exons atggatcgaagttggatgtaTGAACGACTTGATCCTTCAAGGAGACTTAGCAAACAATTCATTACTGGAGTGAGTGAATTTGTTTCAAAGGCAATTgatcaaactttttatactttagAAGGAGGGATAAGGTGTCCTTGCATAAAGTGTGTCTGTGAGAAAATTCTTCCACCATCACATGTGAGGGCTCATTTGCTACGATATGGTTTTAAACCTAACTACACAGTTTGGGTTCAACGTGGAGAAGAGATGTCAAGTGAGGACAATGTTGATTATGCATCCAGTAGCCATGGAAGAACAGAACTTGTTGATAACATTGGTTCAATGACCAATATGGTGTATGATGCATACATGCAAGAAGCAGACATAACAAGTCATTATGATCACATGGACACCGACGATGAATATGTAGAAGAGTCACCTAATGCAAAAGCCCAAAGGTTTTATGATATGTTAGAAGCTGCAAATGAACCCATTTATGATGGTGCCACCGAGTCAAAATTATCAGTAGCCATAAGACTACTAGCAGCTAGAACGAATTGGCATACACCTGAAAAATGTTTAGACCATTTCATAAAATTGTTAGTTGATGTAGCTCCCAAAGATAATTGCATACCAAAGAACTACTACGAAGCTAAAAAAATTGTGTCAAGTCTTGGATTGAAAGTCCAAAAAATTGATTGTTGTGAAGCTGGATGCATGTTATATTACAAGGATGATAACCATTTAACTGAATGCAAATTTTGTCATCTTCCTCGGTATTTTCCTCCTAAAGATGACAAGGGAAGATACAAACAAATTCCAAGGAAGAGAATTTTTTATTTGCCAATCATCCCAAGATTACAAAGACTGTATGCATCAGTAGAATCTGCTAAGCAAATGAGATGgcattttgaaaacaaaagagAAGATGGCATACTGCGACATCCATGTGATGGGGAAGCTTGGAAGCACTTTGATAAGATATATCCGAATTTTGCTATTGACCCACGACATGTGAGACTTGGTTTATGTTCCGATGGGTTCACTCCTTATGTCCAAGCTTCAACATCCCCATATTCTTGTTGGCCTGTATTTCTTACTCCTTATAATTTGCCCCCTGAAATGTGTATGACCAAACCATACATGTTTCTTACTTGTCTCATACCTAGCCCAAGTAACCCAACTAAAAAAATAGATGTCTACTTGCAACCTCTTATTGATGATCTTAACCAATTGTGGAATGAAGGTGTAATGACATATGACATCTCTACAAGAGAAAACTTTGTCATGCGAGCTTGCTTGATGTGGACAATCAATGATTTTCCAACTTATGGCATGTTGTCAGGATGGGGGACTAAAGGGAAATTAGCATGTCCTCATTGTATGGAGGACACGAAAGATTTTACATTACCACATGGTGGTAAAAGTAGTTGGTTTGATTGTCATCGTCGATTCTTGCCTACTAATCACCCATTTAGGAGAAGCAAGAGGAGATTTACGAAAAACAGGATTGAGTTGGATGGGCCTCCTAATTTCCTAAACGGAGAGCAATTGTGGGAATTTATTCGAGACTTTCCAAAGGTGACTGATGGTCCATTTGATACTTTATTAGGGTATGGACAATGTCATAATTGGACAAAAAGATCAATCTTTTGGGATTTGCCATATTGGAAACACAATTTGCTAAGACACAATCTTGATGTCATGCACATCGAAAAAAACTTTTTTGATAATGTCTTCAATACTGTGATGGATGTCAAGGATAAAACAAAGGACAATCACAAGGCAAGAATGGATGTTGCTGAATTTTGTGCACATGGTGACTTGGAATTGGTTCAGTTACAAAATGGGAAGTTAGGAAAGCCAAAGGCAAACTACACTTTCACAAAAAAAGAtgcaaaatcaatttataaatggATTACAGAGTTAAAAATGCCTGATGGATATGCCTCTAACATTGCCAGGTGTGCAAACATTGATAAAGGGAGCCTGCATAATATGAAAAGTCATGATTGTCATGTCTTCATGGAGTGTTTACTACCAATTGCATTTCGTTCATTACCTGAATTTGTTTGGAATGTGATAGCTGAAATAAGTCGATTTTTCAGAGATTTATGTTGTAACTCTTTAAGGATGGATGATTTAATTCGAATGAAGGCCAATATATCTATCATTATATGTAAATTGGAAAGAATCTTCCCACCAGGTTTCTTTGATTCAATGGAACACTTGGTTATTCATCTTCCTACTGAGGCAATACTTGGTGGTCCTGTCCAATACAGATGGATGTATCCATTTGAAAG GTTGATGAGAGATGCAAAACGATTAGTGGCTAATTTAGCAAGGGTAGAAGGTTCAATATGTGCATTCTACTTACACCgtgaaataacttatttttgttCTCATTATTTCCAACATGTAAGCTTGTTGTCAAATACAAGTTTGAGAAATGATCCTCGGACTAGTTCAAATGAGGGATTTGAATCAACATTGTTTGTTCTCAACAAATGTGGTCATCCTAGTGGATCACGTAAAGAATATTGGttaaatgatgatgaatatcGTTCTGCCCATGTACATATCCTCATCAATTGCAATGAAGTTAAACCAATACTTGAGTAA